The following are encoded in a window of Candidatus Aminicenantes bacterium genomic DNA:
- a CDS encoding DUF2961 domain-containing protein, producing AARAMTSAAPEPLGLSSRSRDTAINLPPSDELVTVKSLLGEMVDFENLAREPRPPYKSASASSYDRASQAGGEAWFANRDVGQYVRAETNDGRKEHVLADLSGPGTVTRFWSANPDWANTVRFYFDGETQPRLALPLKDLFTGTTPPFDPVFSYISGTGGNLYYPLPFARSLKITIEEREKFPRLYYEIGYRTYGEGARVETYDPARAGEWAEAQARTASFLAAPAPAPAPAGSEWRTFRFKVDAGRTAAGPEIAGPAAVYEWSARVLGTKEDGAWTHPARAHNAYRHLLLEIDFDGWAGVRTPLGDFFGSGPGVNPYSNLFFTVAADGTMTSRLLMPFRSSMRLGLANTGRVAYEVELKLRVGKHAFDGRDMHLHAQWGVLTRDSWPFFDWNVLNTRGAGKIIGTVFQIANPVLIWWGEGDQKIFVDNESFPSTFGTGTEDDYGYAYGDNQPFVRPYHAQTRVDGPGSGGHISLNRWYVLDALPYRDGLRFEQEMWHWMPCRPTWSHVVYWYAAPGTPGPAEIDRASLGPVDLGIRADMLDPQEGERLPFETTGGTAAKERLANCSEAEHLVWRGAQPGDQLAVKFTAVAAIIDCYSDKLFWLHPKLGVFRLKKGENVLTIESLAPNPAAKPGSLFGLDYVFLIKQP from the coding sequence GCCGCACGCGCCATGACGTCCGCGGCTCCCGAGCCGCTCGGCCTTTCATCTCGAAGTCGCGATACGGCGATTAATCTGCCGCCGTCGGACGAGCTCGTCACCGTCAAGTCCCTGCTGGGCGAGATGGTCGACTTCGAGAATCTGGCGCGCGAACCGCGGCCGCCCTACAAGAGCGCCTCGGCCAGCAGCTACGACCGGGCCAGCCAAGCCGGCGGCGAAGCCTGGTTCGCCAATCGCGACGTCGGCCAGTACGTCCGGGCCGAGACAAACGACGGTCGCAAAGAGCACGTCCTAGCCGACCTCAGCGGTCCCGGAACGGTCACCCGCTTCTGGTCTGCCAATCCCGACTGGGCCAACACGGTGCGGTTCTACTTCGACGGGGAGACGCAGCCGCGGTTGGCGCTGCCGCTGAAGGATCTCTTCACCGGGACGACACCCCCGTTCGATCCAGTCTTCTCCTATATCAGCGGGACGGGCGGGAATCTCTACTACCCCCTGCCCTTTGCGCGATCGCTTAAAATCACGATTGAGGAGAGGGAGAAATTCCCCCGGCTATACTACGAGATCGGCTACCGGACCTATGGAGAAGGAGCGCGGGTCGAGACGTACGATCCGGCCCGGGCGGGTGAATGGGCCGAAGCCCAGGCGAGAACAGCGTCTTTTTTGGCCGCGCCCGCACCCGCGCCGGCTCCGGCCGGATCGGAATGGCGGACCTTTCGGTTCAAGGTGGACGCCGGACGGACGGCCGCCGGGCCGGAAATAGCCGGCCCCGCGGCTGTCTATGAATGGTCGGCCCGCGTTCTGGGAACCAAAGAAGACGGCGCTTGGACCCATCCCGCGCGGGCTCACAACGCCTACCGGCATCTTCTGCTGGAAATCGATTTTGACGGATGGGCGGGCGTCCGAACGCCGCTGGGAGATTTCTTCGGCTCAGGGCCGGGAGTGAATCCGTACAGCAATCTATTCTTCACAGTTGCCGCTGACGGGACGATGACCAGCCGCCTGCTGATGCCGTTTCGGTCCTCGATGCGCCTCGGCCTGGCCAACACGGGGCGGGTCGCCTATGAAGTGGAGCTGAAGCTCCGTGTCGGCAAGCACGCCTTCGACGGCCGCGACATGCACTTGCACGCCCAGTGGGGCGTTCTGACACGCGACAGTTGGCCGTTCTTCGATTGGAACGTCCTGAATACGCGCGGCGCAGGCAAGATAATCGGCACGGTCTTCCAGATTGCCAACCCAGTCTTGATCTGGTGGGGCGAAGGCGATCAAAAAATCTTCGTCGACAACGAGTCGTTCCCCAGCACCTTCGGCACGGGCACCGAGGACGACTACGGCTACGCCTATGGCGACAACCAGCCGTTCGTCCGGCCCTATCACGCCCAAACCCGGGTGGACGGGCCGGGCAGCGGCGGGCACATCAGCCTCAACCGCTGGTATGTCCTCGACGCACTCCCCTATCGCGACGGATTGCGCTTCGAACAGGAGATGTGGCATTGGATGCCCTGCCGGCCGACCTGGTCGCACGTCGTCTACTGGTATGCCGCTCCGGGGACACCCGGCCCCGCCGAGATCGATCGGGCCTCGTTGGGTCCCGTCGATCTGGGGATTCGGGCCGATATGCTCGACCCGCAGGAGGGCGAGCGTCTGCCGTTCGAAACGACGGGCGGGACGGCGGCCAAAGAGCGCCTGGCCAATTGTTCGGAGGCCGAGCACCTGGTTTGGCGCGGCGCCCAGCCGGGCGACCAATTGGCCGTCAAGTTTACGGCCGTCGCGGCCATCATCGATTGTTACTCGGACAAGCTCTTCTGGCTCCATCCGAAGCTGGGCGTATTTCGGCTGAAGAAGGGCGAGAATGTTTTGACGATCGAATCGCTCGCCCCCAACCCCGCCGCCAAGCCGGGCAGCCTGTTCGGGCTGGACTATGTTTTTTTGATCAAGCAGCCCTAA